The Ricinus communis isolate WT05 ecotype wild-type chromosome 8, ASM1957865v1, whole genome shotgun sequence sequence CAAGGCACATGAAGCAAATGAAACCTCATCAAGTGGagggttttaattttcttcGAAGTAACTTAGTGACAGATAATCCAGGGGGCTGCATCTTGGCTCATGCTCCTGGATCTGGAAAGACGTTCATGATTATCAGTTTCATGCAGAGCTTCCTAGCCAAGTATCCACACGCTAGACCGCTAGTGATACTTCCCAAAGGAATTTTAGCTACATGGAAAAAGGAGTTTCTGACATGGCAAGTTGAAAATATTCCACTCTATGACTTTTATAGCGTAAAAGCAGATAGTCGTTTACAGCAATTAGAGATCCTGAAACAGTGGGTGGAGCAGAAGAGCATCCTTTTCTTAGGCTACAAACAATTCTCTTCTATTGTTTGTGATGATGCTAACAACAAGGTTGCAGCTAATTGTCAAGAGATACTACTGAAGCGACCTacaattctaattttagatGAAGGGCACACTCCAAGGAATGAGAACACTGATGTTCTGCAATCCCTTGCTAAGGTGCAGACACCTCGAAAAGTTGTGCTTTCAGGAACTCTTTACCAAAATCATGTCAAGGAGGTGTTCAACATATTGAATCTTGTTCGCCCAAAGTTTCTGAGGTTGGATACTTCCAGGGCTATTGTCAAGCGTATCATGAGTAAAGTACATATACAAGGCGTGAAGAAGCATCTCAAAACAGGAGAGACGGTATTTTATGATTTGGTAGAGCACACAATACAGAAAGATCATGATTTTAAGAGGAAAGTTACTGTCATACAAGACCTGCGTGAAATGACCAGCAAGGTCCTTCATTATTATAAAGGAGATTTCTTGGATGAGCTACCTGGACTTGTTGATTTCACTGTAGTACTTAAGCTTAGTTTAAAACAGAAGCATGAAGTTCAAAACTTGAAGAAGTTGGCAAGGAAATTCAAGAGAAGTTCCGTTGGGAGTGCTGTTTATCTTCATCCAAAGTTGAACTCTGTCACTGAGAATTCTGCCTTGACTGATGACAAAATGGATGAGTTCTTAGAAAAGTTAGATGTGAGAGATGGAGCCAAGGCTAAATTCTTTCTTAATATGTTGAACTTATGTGCGTTAGCTGGGGAAAAGTTACTGGTTTTCAGCCAGTACCTCCCTCCATTGAAGTTTTTGGAGAGACTGGTGGTGAAGGTGAAAGGTTGGGTTCTAGGAAGGGAAATCTTTGTGATCTCAGGTGAATCAAGTTCTGATCAGCGGGAGTGGTCCATGGAGCGTTTCAATAATTCCACAGATGCAAAAGTTTTCTTTGGATCAATTAAGGCCTGTGGAGAGGGAATATCATTGGTTGGGGCATCACGCATTATTATTTTGGATGTTCATCTGAATCCATCAGTTACTCGCCAAGCAATTGGACGTGCTTTCCGTCCAGGTCAGACAAAGAAAGTTTATGCATATAGATTAGTTGCTGGAGATTCACCTGAGGAGGAAGATCATAGCACATGTTTTAGGAAGGAAGCTATTGCAAAGATGTGGTTTGAATGGAATGAATATTGTGGTTATCAGGATTTTGAAGTGGAGAGAATTGAGTTGAAGGAGTGTGGTGATCCCTTTTTAGAAAGTCCACTAGTAAAGGAAGACATAAGGGAATTGTACAAAAGGTTAGCAGGCTCATCTTTCCTTGTTCTAATTATTTCCTGTTTATATATCTCTAGGGTACTCTGccttaaattttacttttatatatatttcaggTAGTTGCTGACAAGGAAGATCTGAGGCACCGGAATAGGCAGAACTATTTTGTTCCTTAACTGACTTGGGTCTGTAAATGCTCCTCCAATTTTGTATCTGGTCCACAAACCTGGAGCCAACTAGGCAGGTTTCCTACAAGAAAAATTGACTCTAGATGCTTTAGAAGTTCCTATGTTGGATTCTTTATCCTGTCTTCTTTTGCTCCTATTGGATCAAAGGATGTTGCTGCATACCTTTGTTGGAACCAGAACTGGTAATCTTTGTAGTTCTTCGGAGTGTTTAagtattttgttaatattgtTAGCAGCAGCAGTATAGGAGATTTCTCAGTAGAGTTTTCTGGAACTCCTGTTCTGATCAGCCTCGTTTCTGATTAGCGTCTGTACAGATAACATTAGACATGAAtgcatgaaaaatataaattggaCATCTTGAAATCTCTAGTTTAACAGTCTTCTTTCAAAATGGCACAtcaattcataatatttaggAGGACAGCGTTATAATGTTTTTCCCTCGGGAATTTGCAAATCTCACCAAACCAGTCAAGGTTGGAAGAATAGTCTTGGAATCCCCTGAAAAAGGAAGCTGTAAACATCACATGAACATGAAGCCTGTGCATAGGTGTGCCAGTTTGAGCTGATTCTTTTGATATTGAAGTAACAACAGCTTACAAACGTGGCTCAGTTACAGAAGTATTTTAggtcattatcaaaatcacaATCACAACAATATGCCAATTTTGACCATCTTTATTTCAAACCAAGACTTTTTTTtgttccttttgtttttcccttttttgACACAAAAGTTATCATTAATTGTACACTTCCTTCCAcatattagataaaaatatgtatCTTTACAATATATGCTAAGCCTCCAACCAATTCCTTTCAAAATGCTACAACTGTGTTTTATGCACAATCACCACTTGAAACTGAGATGAATCTTCCTAAAGGAACAGAAAAAGTCGGCTGCAACTGTCCCCAAGTAATTCAAATATGACCCGTGTGATTATTCATGCTACGAAATCATGTAATAAATGGGAGGAACTAAACCTATGTTCCCTGTTCCCTGGATTCAGGCAATCAAAATCAGTGGTCTCAGCACCTACGGAAGATGCTGCTGCACCATAGATATCATCCCCTCTCATCGGAACAAAACTGTGATGGGTTGTGGCAGACATCGGCAAGCTACCATCATCACAGTGCTGCAACCCCAGTGTAAGAGACACTCCACTTCCACTCCCAAACCTCGCTACCTCCGACATTTGATAAGCAGCAGCTGCTGCTGCCATGAACCTATTACCACCCCCATCGGAGTGAACAATGGCGTCAGGGAAAAGACCGCAATCATCCATACTGGGCCTTTGCTCCTCCCTTAGCCTGAGTAATCCATAATCAGTAATCGCCTCTCCACGCATGATATTATGGAAATTGCTTCTTGTAGTTGATCCTGCCATCTCTACATCAGAAGCATGGACAGATTTGGAATCCATCAATGGTCCAGCACTACACCTTTCAGTTGCTACTGAGCTAGCACTTTGTTGCATTTCTTCCTCTCTATCTTCAGATGTTCCCATGTCGCCTTTTGTTACTCTGGCTGCATTTTCAGAAGAAGAGTTGGAGTCCATCTCTACATCACCAATCTCTTCTTTGTACATCTCTTCAACCATGGGTTTCCAAAGACGCACTCGTGCATTGATAAACCAATTTGAGACCTGAGCAAGGCAACAGATATGCCTCAGCATTTCACAAATGGAACACATAGAAGTGCAGAATATCGTAGCGGATGATATTGTTTGGATGGGCAAGGCACATGACTATGAAAAGGACTTGACGCCAGAAGAAAAGTTACTGATCCAAATTTTACTCATAAAATGGTAAACCATCCTATTAGTATCAACATTTAATGAGAATATGCAGATATAGCAAATGTTTTCAACAGAACTACTGAATGTCTTAAAATGGTCAAATTCAATAGACAGGAAACACTCCCAACTTACAGAAAGCAATGCCAAATCTTCATCACCCACTTTGTTGCATGAGGCTCGTGTTTAGAAATTGACTCATGTCTTTTCTAAGAAATACTAGCAACTGCTAAGTCCAATAGACTGCATTTACTATATTTCAGATATACATAGTTGCCTCTTTATAATGATTAATGACTAAATAATTCGTGAGCTCGTTCTCTATTACCAACATGCTCAGAAACTACCCTCATCACATGAGTTCTTCACTACATTTCACTTTTTTAATACTTCTCCAACAGATTACTGCCTGAATTTTCCCAACTTACACAATGTTGCACACCTAGACTCAGTGGGtcttataaatttgaaaaaattgcaTGAATCAACGTTTCAGAAAAAGTGACTTGTACTTTGACTCACTTTtgatgaaaaaaagaaaaggcgcTCTAGTTCACTGTGCTGATTGCTAGATAAATATGTTCAGTTCATTTTACCTGACTTCTAGTCAAGCCCGTCTGCCTTGCCAGCATGATCTTATCAGAATCCTTCGGGTAACTGGTGAACATCAGAAAATACTATTACTACAATTGAAGAACAAAACTTTCCAAGAAACAGGAACGACACAATTAAAAGACTAAGAGTAGAAGTTATTGTTGGAGGATTTATGGAGGATTTACGGGTGAAGGAAATGCTCAAACAACCAAGCACGGAGAATTGAAACGGAGCTTTCAGGTAAACCCCTTTGTGGCCTCCATGCATGTTGCTGCATCATTCCAAGCTGCTGAAGAGCCCTCTGTTGCCTGAGCTGCTGATCCACATACCGCAGCCGAGTTATTCCAACCCCTTTACCATTTTCTGATGTTTCTTGCTCCCCAAGGCTTTTACGAGTTGCTCGAATTTGGCCACTTATTGCATCAAGCAAGCACCGAAAGTGGCGAGATATAGTTTGGAGGGCAAGTGCTGTGTATGGTTTAGCTGCCCCGCATCCTGCTATCACATCAAAAGATGACACCACAATCTGCATCTGGTGATAGTACTGTTTGTACCTTCTATCAACCTGTTAAAATGGAAGAGGTATTGTTAGAccttataaaaaaagagaagaggtGATAATCATTGCAATACCAATAGAACTTGCACAGAGACAAACAGCGACATCGTTACAAGAGATCTTACTATTTTAGTTGGGAAAGCCCTAGACAAAGGACAATATAGCGAACTATTCCATAAAACAAGAGAATCAGCGATGCATAGACATGAATTGTGATAGTTCTCTTGAGGGACATCTCATACATGGGACATCAATCTAGGCTTAGCTATGGTGTAAAAGTCACATACAATATGAACAATATCACCTCCATTTATATTGCAGAACTAGAAGAAAATCGATTCCAAAGTGCTACATGCACCTAGAAATCTTAAGTTCAAGGCGCATGGcttcttcttttaaataaaaaagactaTGCCAAGGTTCCTGAGACAAAAGTGCCAAGCTCTTAAACATCTTTTTGGGGGAAAACCTTCTTCCAACCCGAGTGATTATCTCTTGAAATTCCACTTTTTGGATCCACTTTATGTTTCCTAACTCTAACGAAAGAGTATCTCCACAAGACAAAAGTGCCAAACTTTTCATTAAAGAACATACAGTAGCATGACCCATAAATGAACTGCCAACCCCttaaagaacaaataataGCATAAACTATGACAAAATCATCTATAAGCTGGAATAAGCAGTACATTTAAGCAGCATTATTCTAGTGTGACAACTTCCCagtaaaaaaatcaaaatggcTTAATTACTAGCAGTTTCCTTTTGCTCACTTTTGCAAAAAGCAAATTTTAGCGAATCATGCACCTCATACTTCTTCAGCCTGTATGCTCAGTGACATTGAAAGACAGATAGAGAAAACTAAACATTAATCAAGTTAACATAGTCAAACTGTTCTTAAGAATTTAGAATATTGTTACCAAGATTTTGCAACAAATTGACAAAATAGCTGCATCAATGCAGAGAAAGGCATAAAATTATCTTCTACGGTTCAATTATCACACAAGTAAGCGGAAGATATAAAATAGACTCTTGAACTTATTGGACTTACCTCGTCCAACATGGACAATAGCTTTGTCAACTTATTCTGCAATTCTTGTCTTTCACCATGTGAAAGCTCATTTGGTGAGTTATTGGTTGATTCCTGAGGGTTGGATGAGCCATCCTTTGATTTTCCATCACCCTCATTTGAACTATTCATCCCATGCTCATCTCTGTTTTGGTTTTTCTCTTTGTCAGGCTGCTTCAGAGCTTTTCGAACACTGACAACTTCATCAAGCAGTTGTTGTGCTGCCTTAAGATACTTAGAACTTGGAATAGTTCTTGCAACACTTGTTATTCCATATGGAGATAAAGCCCCTTTGTTTGAATCTTGATTACCTCCTGAAAACCCAGGTGGCAGATATTCAGCATGTTTCGGTTCTTCATCTCTAGATGAGCTATTCCTGCCACCTCCCTCACCCATAATTGATGGAGTAGGACTTAGGAATGAAGCCAAGCCTGGACTGGGGTTCCTATAGGAGATGGAGGGCATTTGGATTCCGGATGGAATTTGCGTGCCAAGGCTGAGGGACAAGCCCTGGCCTTGCAAGTTCTGGCCACTAAGAAGAATGCTGGAAGGTCCAGCCATTGAATGCATAACTAGCATCTCATTTCTACCATCCCTCCATGCATTTAAATCATGCTGCCCCATTCGTGATCCACTGAGATTTGACAAGATTTCTTGCTGCTGCGGGGTTGAATCTGAAGCCTCCACAGACTGAATCTCAATGCAGTTGTTTTGTTGCTGGGAATTCCCTGCCAAGGTATCTGAGTATGATCCAGCATTCATATACATCATCACATTGCCAGGAAGAACTGGAGCCTCTGAATATGAACCTGGCATATATATCATCGGCACGGCCTCTCTTTGATTATTTGTACTAGCATAATATGTAGCCATATCTATTCTTTAGTCTTCAGACTTTCCTCCCTGGTTACTAACGTCAGAGATTACATAATCATCCGAGCAACTGAAAAGGCCACTGGAAACGGGTTCCATCACCAACAGCTATAAGAATGTCTCAAATTGGAAAAAACAGAAGTGCAGAATTTGAATTTGGTACTTTTAAGTTACATGCATGTTTCACGCCCTCCCTTGGTACAGGAACAATTCACAAGGAAAATATGCAAAACAATCAATTAGCATAAAGCTGAAAACCATAGACACTAAAAGCAGATTCTCTACACTCATGCACTCTTTAAGTGTTCATGGTTACAATGGTCAACAGGCAACGATGCAGATAATTTGAAAAAGGAATTAAGACAAAACAATCATAAGATAGATTTGTCATTTGGTTTTAGGATTTCAAAGGAAAATACTAACAAAAGTATTTATCAGTGAGAAATTTCTAGTTacaacataataaaaaactcTCTTTATACTAACTAGCTCAAGAGAATTACAGCAGCAACAAAATCCTACACCCAAAGTTCCCCTTCAAATCACCAATAGAACACGAACTAAGAAGAAGGAAactgaaaaattgaaaatttcaaagaaaataattattaaatgaagCCCAAGAAAGCTGTTTAAGAACAAAAACTACCAGATATCCAACTACCaagaaagaatatataaatttttcctAAATATGACATAAATCAAAGCAGGAGGCAAGACAAAACCATTATCTGCAAATCCCAATAGTTATTcagtttaaaaagaaatatgttaCAATCCTATGATTACCATTCCTATCTCTCTTCCTCCAGgcaaagagagagaaaagatatatatatatatatatatgaaaaagaaagaataaaaaattaagaattcagCAAAACAGGATAAAAGGTCCAAGAATTGagcattaaaaaattaccTGAAAATCAGTAACACTTGTGGGTGCTTTGGGGAACAGAAAACCTCAAAAACACCACTTGATCTGCTGATAAACAAATCTGATGATCCcaatacaataaaaatgacAACAACACAGCACTTCACTTTTTATTACACACTTTCTATTCAACTTTGCATACAATTTACAAAGAATTATACAGCAAGAATAATAACAGATAAAAATCCttcctttcttattttttaattaaaacaaaaagaaaaagaagagtgaCAATTGGAAGTAGCAATGAATAAATTTCCTCACTTTTGATCTTTTTCTCTCATCACATATTCTCTAACCATCATTTCATCAAAACCCCACGTGAGCATCTTCCTtccctttctctttctatttctctctccttttttttgaaagaaaaaaagaaactgaaaaaaaatgataactttctctttttggctaTCTTTGTGTAACTTTCTgaaatagtttttctttttccacttTTTAGAGGGTTTTGGCTTTTGGGTCTTGCTTGAAATTAACCCCAGTTGAATAAGAAGAACTGAAGAAGTGGTTGGGAGCTTGACTTCTTATTGTATCTGGTTATTTGTTGTAGTTGATTTTGTTGCTGTTGCTGTTGCTGTTGAGACAATTGCTTCttgttattgttgttgttgttgttgttgcaATTCTTGAGTTgggttctttctttctctttggCTGGTTGATTGAAGATTGTGTGTATGTGTTTGGTTAAGGAGTTCAATCTCTAACAACCAGTTGGTAGACCTAAAACCCTCCCTTAAACCccataaaaaaaaacaccattactttctttctctgctttctctctctaaccAGCTAGCTGCCTGTCTCTCTCATCCTTCAGCATGGATGATGGAAGGTCTGCCTTTACTGCAATATCCACCATATAACCAtattctattctttttctttcattttttattcaatttgttggacataagatattatttgtgtaataataatatttatttatttgctgTACTTCTTTTATTGGGTAttcatttgtttaatttatttgtttgtctGTTTGtttgtaattcttttttttccctttagATTTGAAATGTAAGAACAGCACTATTAGGTGCCCATATCACTATATTTGTCCTTTTGTTCTAActaattttcagtttttgcACTGGGGTCTGTCTTCTGTTGTTTTCCTATTTCTCACCctcttgttttcttaaattctttgtcttcataattttctttaataggaaaaaaattatttgccTAGCATGTCTCCCAATCTAagttaataaactaataagtaataaatataaatatacagtatatatataatatgaaatcttatttatttagtaatatatatatatataattaagcttcaaattgaatttaaacccaaaaatcaattaattgtttttacaaatcaaatttaatttaaaaattaatagaaactATGCATCAAAAGATAAAAGTTTTTCTTACTTCAATATCATTAGCAAATGTAAgatgtaattaaaataataataataaaatgaaaagaattagTAACAGGAGAAAAC is a genomic window containing:
- the LOC107260795 gene encoding protein CHROMATIN REMODELING 35 — translated: MEIAPLMVLPQNHTTPNESYSKGYKRVKLSNDGDDYGSIPVATTLTYNGTGENKPKSPSPKVVDYSDPFAISSMIDKLDSGKYGSVTKEIEALISRKIHALSPYLKKHPTLTDIFLDGNKCPNEEDASKAQNNVIDLEDASVVNHCSAVARPLVILDSDDEDSGDCRPTPPFQEVLLPRPDGLLFMDTSVKTYEERNSHGNLVSLSSEIDIKREKGVYVGVEEYDDDQSKPEDDGLGDIWKEMSVAMEFSKDVAEYPSSDEHMEDDEEHCDHSFVLKDDIGYVCRICGVIERGIETIIEVQFLKKKSTRTYVSEPRNTKDRDSNEMVGVALSEEDLMVTDISAHPRHMKQMKPHQVEGFNFLRSNLVTDNPGGCILAHAPGSGKTFMIISFMQSFLAKYPHARPLVILPKGILATWKKEFLTWQVENIPLYDFYSVKADSRLQQLEILKQWVEQKSILFLGYKQFSSIVCDDANNKVAANCQEILLKRPTILILDEGHTPRNENTDVLQSLAKVQTPRKVVLSGTLYQNHVKEVFNILNLVRPKFLRLDTSRAIVKRIMSKVHIQGVKKHLKTGETVFYDLVEHTIQKDHDFKRKVTVIQDLREMTSKVLHYYKGDFLDELPGLVDFTVVLKLSLKQKHEVQNLKKLARKFKRSSVGSAVYLHPKLNSVTENSALTDDKMDEFLEKLDVRDGAKAKFFLNMLNLCALAGEKLLVFSQYLPPLKFLERLVVKVKGWVLGREIFVISGESSSDQREWSMERFNNSTDAKVFFGSIKACGEGISLVGASRIIILDVHLNPSVTRQAIGRAFRPGQTKKVYAYRLVAGDSPEEEDHSTCFRKEAIAKMWFEWNEYCGYQDFEVERIELKECGDPFLESPLVKEDIRELYKR
- the LOC8284332 gene encoding BEL1-like homeodomain protein 6 is translated as MATYYASTNNQREAVPMIYMPGSYSEAPVLPGNVMMYMNAGSYSDTLAGNSQQQNNCIEIQSVEASDSTPQQQEILSNLSGSRMGQHDLNAWRDGRNEMLVMHSMAGPSSILLSGQNLQGQGLSLSLGTQIPSGIQMPSISYRNPSPGLASFLSPTPSIMGEGGGRNSSSRDEEPKHAEYLPPGFSGGNQDSNKGALSPYGITSVARTIPSSKYLKAAQQLLDEVVSVRKALKQPDKEKNQNRDEHGMNSSNEGDGKSKDGSSNPQESTNNSPNELSHGERQELQNKLTKLLSMLDEVDRRYKQYYHQMQIVVSSFDVIAGCGAAKPYTALALQTISRHFRCLLDAISGQIRATRKSLGEQETSENGKGVGITRLRYVDQQLRQQRALQQLGMMQQHAWRPQRGLPESSVSILRAWLFEHFLHPYPKDSDKIMLARQTGLTRSQVSNWFINARVRLWKPMVEEMYKEEIGDVEMDSNSSSENAARVTKGDMGTSEDREEEMQQSASSVATERCSAGPLMDSKSVHASDVEMAGSTTRSNFHNIMRGEAITDYGLLRLREEQRPSMDDCGLFPDAIVHSDGGGNRFMAAAAAAYQMSEVARFGSGSGVSLTLGLQHCDDGSLPMSATTHHSFVPMRGDDIYGAAASSVGAETTDFDCLNPGNREHRFSSSHLLHDFVA